From one Streptomyces sp. ICC1 genomic stretch:
- the fusA gene encoding elongation factor G: MYKRQALATIRNLGILAHVDAGKTTITERILFATGAVHKRGEVHDGTTVTDFDPQERDRGITISAAAVSCAWGGHRLNLIDTPGHVDFSDEVERSLRVLDGAVAVFDAVAGVEPQSETVWRQADRHGVPRIAFVNKLDRAGADLDTAVASIRERLGTVPLVVQLPIGREDGFTGVVDLLRMRALVWHTGSDTCETGPVPEPLREEAGRRRRALEEAVAELHPAALEEFCATAALTAHTLAAALRDLTLSGDGVVVLCGSAYRNRGVEPLLDAVLAYLPSPADVPAVRGLRAGSEQERAADPAEPFTALAFKVTATATGRLTYVRVYAGTARKGETVLDAGTGRTERIGRILRVQADRHEEMEEVTAGDIVAVVGLKNVRAGATLCAPSAPVVLEPPLVAEPVVTVAVEARRSADVGRLSSALARLVVEDPSLVVRSDPETGQTVLSGMGELHLEVAVEKIRRGHGLDVAVGRPQVSYRETVVRGVTGLVYRHVKQDGGAGQFAHVVVDVEPWEEAGMEFGSTVVGGRVPLEYVRAVEAGCRDALAEGPLGGYPVTGLRVTLTDGATHSKDSSEMAFRAAGRFALREALRASAMELLEPVVEVAVTVPEDSVGGVLGDLAARRGKVSGSTSRAGTAVVTAAVPLAELFGYASGLRGRTRGRGTFTTRPAAAAPVPRSVAEAVLAAR; encoded by the coding sequence GTGTATAAGAGACAGGCCCTCGCCACCATCCGTAATCTGGGCATCCTCGCGCACGTGGACGCGGGCAAGACGACGATCACCGAACGGATCCTGTTCGCCACCGGCGCCGTGCACAAGCGCGGCGAGGTCCACGACGGCACCACCGTCACCGACTTCGACCCGCAGGAACGCGACCGGGGCATCACCATCTCCGCGGCGGCCGTGAGCTGCGCCTGGGGCGGCCACCGCCTCAACCTGATCGACACCCCCGGCCACGTCGACTTCTCCGACGAGGTGGAGCGTTCGCTGCGGGTGCTCGACGGGGCGGTCGCGGTGTTCGACGCCGTCGCGGGCGTCGAGCCGCAGAGCGAGACGGTGTGGCGGCAGGCGGACCGGCACGGCGTGCCGCGGATCGCCTTCGTCAACAAGCTGGACCGGGCGGGCGCGGACCTGGACACCGCGGTCGCCTCGATCCGGGAGCGGCTGGGCACCGTACCGCTGGTCGTCCAACTGCCCATCGGGCGCGAGGACGGCTTCACCGGCGTGGTCGACCTCCTGCGGATGCGCGCGCTGGTCTGGCACACCGGATCCGACACGTGCGAGACCGGACCGGTCCCCGAGCCGCTGCGCGAGGAGGCCGGCCGCCGGCGCCGGGCACTGGAGGAGGCGGTGGCCGAACTCCACCCGGCCGCGCTGGAGGAGTTCTGCGCGACGGCGGCCCTGACCGCGCACACCCTGGCCGCCGCGCTGCGCGACCTGACCCTCAGCGGGGACGGCGTCGTGGTGCTGTGCGGCTCGGCGTACCGCAACCGGGGTGTCGAACCGCTGCTCGACGCGGTGCTGGCGTACCTGCCTTCGCCCGCCGACGTACCGGCCGTACGCGGCCTGCGGGCCGGCTCGGAACAGGAGCGCGCCGCCGACCCGGCGGAGCCCTTCACCGCCCTGGCGTTCAAGGTGACGGCGACGGCCACCGGGCGGCTCACCTACGTGCGCGTCTACGCGGGTACGGCGCGCAAGGGGGAAACGGTGCTGGACGCCGGTACGGGCCGCACGGAGCGGATCGGCCGGATCCTGCGCGTGCAGGCCGACCGGCACGAGGAGATGGAGGAGGTGACGGCCGGTGACATCGTCGCCGTGGTGGGGCTGAAGAACGTACGTGCCGGGGCGACCCTGTGCGCGCCGTCGGCGCCCGTGGTCCTCGAACCGCCCCTGGTGGCGGAACCGGTGGTGACGGTCGCGGTGGAGGCCCGGCGCAGCGCCGACGTCGGCCGGCTGTCGTCGGCACTGGCGCGGCTCGTCGTCGAGGACCCCTCCCTCGTGGTGCGGTCCGACCCGGAGACCGGGCAGACCGTGCTGTCGGGGATGGGCGAGCTCCATCTGGAGGTCGCGGTGGAGAAGATCCGCCGCGGCCACGGGCTGGACGTCGCCGTCGGCCGGCCGCAGGTGTCCTACCGGGAGACCGTGGTGCGGGGCGTGACGGGCCTGGTGTACCGGCACGTCAAACAGGACGGCGGCGCGGGGCAGTTCGCCCACGTCGTCGTGGACGTCGAACCGTGGGAGGAGGCGGGGATGGAGTTCGGGTCGACGGTCGTCGGCGGCCGGGTGCCCCTGGAGTACGTGCGTGCCGTGGAGGCCGGCTGCCGGGACGCCCTCGCGGAGGGCCCCCTGGGCGGCTACCCGGTGACCGGACTGCGGGTCACGCTCACCGACGGCGCGACCCACTCCAAGGACTCCTCGGAGATGGCGTTCCGGGCGGCGGGGCGGTTCGCGCTGCGCGAGGCGCTGCGAGCGAGCGCGATGGAACTGCTGGAACCGGTCGTGGAGGTCGCGGTCACCGTTCCGGAGGACTCCGTCGGCGGGGTGCTCGGCGATCTCGCGGCCCGCCGGGGGAAGGTCTCGGGCTCCACTTCCCGGGCCGGTACCGCCGTGGTCACGGCGGCCGTTCCGCTGGCGGAGCTCTTCGGCTACGCGTCCGGGCTACGCGGCCGGACCCGGGGCCGGGGCACCTTCACCACCCGGCCGGCCGCGGCGGCGCCCGTACCGCGGTCGGTGGCCGAGGCGGTCCTGGCCGCGCGGTAA